Proteins from a single region of Streptomyces spinoverrucosus:
- a CDS encoding MFS transporter produces MTEASSTSPPAASAAPADVGAPAVRSLPLLLLVVCAVQFLDAMDIASMGPALPLIENDLNMSPAALQWVVSAYALGFGGFLLLGGRLADLLDRKKLLIGWLLVFVVASCLGGIADDGLLLVAARLVKGISAGITAPAAMAILLDAFRDERARNRALGTFLAVASAGYSLGLLLGGVLASASWRLILFLPALAGVLVALLAAYVVPAGRRRTERGNVDVLGAVTVTAGAIALVYGLSRASSEGWGDGLTLASLLAAAVLLPLFVLVESRHSAPLVPLSIFRRGQLVRANICMLFFGAYVSFQFVLTLYYQQTLDWSPMQAGLAFLLGGVLTAGTARYGAALVTKYGAWPVATVGLVMMVVGYLGWVLLIGHVDPLVTLLAQQLLGGFGFAAVYPALNIAAVGSASADEQGLASGLFNAGAQVGNGIVIAVTATVFASVSGAGLEPYRAGLWTVTAITLAVTLVALAGAAKYRRNAA; encoded by the coding sequence ATGACTGAGGCGTCCTCCACCTCCCCGCCCGCGGCCTCGGCCGCACCGGCGGACGTCGGCGCCCCCGCGGTCCGGAGCCTGCCTCTGCTGCTCCTGGTCGTGTGCGCGGTCCAGTTCCTCGACGCGATGGACATCGCGAGCATGGGCCCGGCGCTCCCGCTCATCGAGAACGACCTGAACATGTCCCCGGCGGCGCTGCAGTGGGTGGTGTCCGCGTACGCGCTGGGCTTCGGCGGTTTCCTGCTGCTCGGCGGACGGCTGGCCGACTTACTCGACCGCAAGAAGCTGCTCATCGGCTGGCTGCTGGTGTTCGTGGTCGCCAGCTGCCTGGGCGGCATCGCCGACGACGGTCTGCTGCTGGTCGCGGCCCGGCTGGTGAAGGGCATCAGCGCCGGCATCACGGCGCCCGCCGCGATGGCCATCCTCCTCGACGCCTTCCGTGACGAGCGGGCACGCAACCGGGCCCTGGGCACCTTCCTCGCCGTCGCCTCGGCGGGGTACTCGCTGGGCCTGCTGCTCGGCGGTGTCCTGGCCAGCGCCTCCTGGCGCCTGATCCTGTTCCTGCCGGCGCTCGCCGGTGTGCTCGTCGCGCTGCTGGCGGCCTACGTCGTACCCGCCGGCCGGCGCCGGACCGAGCGCGGCAACGTGGACGTTCTCGGCGCGGTCACGGTCACCGCGGGGGCCATCGCGCTCGTCTACGGGCTCAGCCGTGCCTCCAGTGAGGGCTGGGGCGACGGCCTGACGCTCGCCTCGCTGCTGGCGGCCGCCGTGCTGCTGCCGCTGTTCGTCCTGGTCGAGAGCCGGCACTCGGCGCCCCTGGTGCCGCTGTCCATCTTCCGGCGCGGACAGCTCGTGCGGGCCAACATCTGCATGCTCTTCTTCGGTGCGTACGTCTCCTTCCAGTTCGTGCTGACGCTGTACTACCAGCAGACGCTCGACTGGTCGCCGATGCAGGCCGGTCTGGCCTTCCTGCTCGGCGGTGTGCTGACGGCCGGCACGGCTCGCTACGGCGCCGCGCTCGTGACCAAATATGGTGCCTGGCCCGTGGCCACGGTCGGCCTGGTGATGATGGTCGTCGGCTACCTGGGGTGGGTGCTGCTGATCGGGCACGTCGATCCGCTCGTCACCCTGCTCGCCCAGCAGCTGCTCGGCGGCTTCGGCTTCGCGGCCGTCTATCCGGCCCTGAACATCGCCGCCGTCGGCAGCGCGTCCGCGGACGAACAGGGCCTGGCCTCCGGCCTGTTCAACGCCGGCGCGCAGGTGGGCAACGGCATCGTGATCGCCGTGACGGCCACCGTCTTCGCCTCCGTCTCCGGCGCCGGGCTGGAGCCCTACCGGGCGGGCCTGTGGACCGTCACGGCCATCACGCTGGCCGTGACCCTCGTCGCCCTCGCGGGCGCCGCGAAGTACCGCCGGAATGCCGCCTGA
- a CDS encoding TetR/AcrR family transcriptional regulator, whose protein sequence is MARTPAPGTRRRILNVASRLFSENGVRAVGMQQVIEETGVGKSLLYREFPSKDELVAAWIRQSDEEWWAQARKVTQPHEGDPVGQILALMRFFYDSVDQPDFRGCIYYNTSSEFRDPTHPGRREARQHLQKLRDWLRDLAVSAGADDPDAMADALMLLIGGMLANGEVLGPAGPARMAIATAETIVRQYCPGAVGSAAA, encoded by the coding sequence ATGGCACGCACGCCTGCGCCCGGCACCCGTCGACGAATCCTCAACGTCGCTTCCCGGCTCTTCAGCGAGAACGGTGTGCGCGCGGTCGGCATGCAGCAGGTGATCGAGGAGACGGGAGTGGGCAAGAGCCTGCTCTACCGCGAGTTCCCGAGCAAGGACGAACTGGTCGCCGCCTGGATCCGACAGAGCGACGAGGAGTGGTGGGCCCAGGCCCGCAAGGTCACGCAGCCCCACGAGGGGGACCCGGTCGGTCAGATCCTGGCGCTGATGCGGTTCTTCTACGACAGCGTCGATCAGCCGGACTTCCGCGGCTGCATCTACTACAACACCTCGAGCGAGTTCCGCGACCCCACCCACCCCGGCCGCCGCGAGGCCCGGCAGCACCTTCAGAAGCTGCGCGACTGGCTGCGCGACCTCGCGGTGAGCGCCGGTGCGGACGACCCCGACGCCATGGCCGACGCCCTGATGCTGCTGATCGGCGGGATGCTCGCCAACGGCGAGGTGCTGGGGCCCGCCGGCCCCGCCCGCATGGCCATCGCGACAGCGGAGACCATCGTCCGCCAGTACTGCCCCGGCGCGGTCGGCTCGGCCGCCGCCTGA
- a CDS encoding thioesterase II family protein — protein MPDATRPTAPERWLHPPDPEPDAAVRLFLFHHSGGSVTAYRDWTGLLPSDVGAHAVQLPGRQERRGEKPFTRLTPLVDAVADVLAAQWDERPYALFGHSMGALLAYRTAVALRSRGRPPALLAVSGWAPEGFRGLPADGPGGAGGAGDAAAVAAMRDLGGLPERVGEDAEMLAAAARAMAADSAVCRDHVDDGAVVDCPVVAYAGRADPLLDPAAMASWGRRTDRYLGCRVFPEGHFFIRTQVAAVTADLVQLLRRYAVDRPPTRETDHAAWTE, from the coding sequence GTGCCCGACGCCACCCGGCCGACCGCTCCCGAGCGCTGGCTGCACCCGCCGGACCCGGAACCGGACGCGGCGGTCCGGCTGTTCCTCTTCCATCACAGCGGTGGCAGCGTCACCGCCTACCGGGACTGGACGGGCCTGCTGCCCAGCGACGTCGGCGCCCACGCCGTACAACTGCCGGGCCGTCAGGAACGGCGGGGCGAGAAGCCGTTCACCCGGTTGACGCCGCTCGTCGACGCCGTCGCCGACGTCCTGGCGGCCCAGTGGGACGAGCGGCCCTACGCGTTGTTCGGCCACTCGATGGGGGCACTGCTCGCCTATCGCACCGCCGTCGCCCTGCGGTCCCGCGGTCGTCCGCCCGCGCTGCTCGCCGTCTCCGGCTGGGCCCCGGAGGGGTTCCGGGGGCTGCCGGCGGACGGACCGGGGGGCGCGGGCGGGGCCGGGGACGCGGCCGCGGTGGCCGCGATGCGCGACCTCGGCGGGCTGCCCGAACGGGTCGGCGAGGACGCGGAGATGCTGGCCGCGGCGGCGCGCGCGATGGCCGCGGACAGCGCGGTGTGCCGGGACCACGTGGACGACGGCGCCGTCGTCGACTGCCCGGTCGTGGCCTACGCCGGGCGCGCCGATCCGTTGCTGGACCCCGCGGCGATGGCGTCGTGGGGCCGGCGCACGGACCGCTACCTGGGCTGCCGGGTCTTCCCGGAGGGCCACTTCTTCATCCGTACGCAGGTCGCCGCCGTCACCGCCGACCTCGTCCAGCTGCTGCGGCGGTACGCGGTGGACCGCCCACCGACCCGGGAGACAGATCATGCTGCCTGGACCGAATGA
- a CDS encoding sirohydrochlorin chelatase, with amino-acid sequence MRPSSAATAGRPARVGRALLVVAHGSRDPRHAATVHALTGLVRARRPALRVTTAFLDFDTPTVREALHRLAAEGVAEVVVLPLLLTRAFHARTDLPAVLDDVGALPLRMRRAAVLGPSPLLHAALERRLAQAGLRPEDRSSTGVVLAFAGSTDAAAIAQIARTRQEWARTGWCSVRPAAASPSCRPAGVPGVVEAVRALRAGGARRVAVAPYVIAPGILPDRIFRAAHDGGAEVVAGVLGPAPELARLVLLRHDEASAPLTAGADASS; translated from the coding sequence GTGAGACCGTCGTCCGCAGCGACCGCCGGCCGGCCCGCCAGGGTCGGCCGCGCCCTGCTCGTCGTCGCCCACGGCAGCCGCGACCCGCGACACGCGGCGACGGTGCACGCCCTGACCGGGCTGGTCCGCGCGCGCCGGCCCGCGCTCCGGGTGACGACCGCCTTCCTCGACTTCGACACCCCGACCGTGCGCGAGGCCCTGCACCGGCTGGCCGCCGAGGGCGTGGCGGAGGTGGTGGTCCTGCCCCTGCTGCTCACCCGGGCCTTCCACGCCAGGACCGACCTGCCCGCCGTGCTGGACGACGTCGGCGCACTGCCGCTGCGGATGCGCCGGGCCGCCGTTCTGGGCCCCTCGCCCCTGCTGCACGCCGCGCTGGAGCGCCGGCTGGCACAGGCCGGGCTCCGGCCCGAGGACCGGTCGTCCACGGGCGTGGTGCTGGCGTTCGCGGGCTCCACCGACGCGGCGGCGATCGCGCAGATCGCCCGTACCAGGCAGGAGTGGGCGCGCACCGGCTGGTGCTCCGTGCGCCCCGCGGCCGCTTCCCCGTCCTGCCGTCCGGCCGGTGTGCCGGGCGTGGTCGAAGCGGTACGGGCCCTGCGGGCGGGCGGCGCCCGGCGCGTGGCCGTCGCCCCGTACGTCATCGCCCCCGGCATACTGCCCGACCGAATCTTCCGGGCGGCCCACGACGGGGGCGCCGAAGTGGTGGCGGGGGTACTGGGCCCCGCACCGGAACTCGCCCGGCTCGTGCTGCTGCGCCACGACGAGGCGTCGGCCCCCCTGACGGCGGGGGCCGACGCCTCGTCGTAG
- a CDS encoding ABC transporter permease has product MATTETTGTTAGAPVTDVPRPAGAGSPAPGRSGRGALRAVLRRTVLPPLLAVVLVGAVWQTLVWAKVTSDYKLPPPSAVWHSLSDMWLRGTLFEVIWTSVSRGLLGFLLALAIATPLGLLVARVRPLRAALGPVLAGLQSLPSVAWVPPAVIWLGLNNSMMYTVILLGAVPSITNGLVSGIDQVPPLLLRAGRTMGATGVSGTWYVVLPAALPGYLAGLKQGWAFSWRSLMAAEIIASSPDLGVGLGQLLEHGRNNADMPGVFLAIMLILVVGIAIDLLLFSPLERRVLRGRGLTGRT; this is encoded by the coding sequence ATGGCCACCACTGAGACCACCGGGACCACGGCCGGCGCCCCCGTCACGGACGTGCCCCGGCCGGCCGGGGCGGGCTCACCGGCGCCAGGGCGGAGCGGGCGTGGCGCCCTGCGGGCCGTCCTGCGCCGCACCGTGCTGCCGCCCCTGCTGGCCGTGGTACTGGTGGGGGCGGTGTGGCAGACGCTGGTGTGGGCGAAGGTCACGAGCGACTACAAGCTGCCCCCGCCGTCCGCGGTGTGGCACAGCCTGTCCGACATGTGGCTGCGGGGCACCCTGTTCGAGGTCATCTGGACGAGCGTCTCGCGCGGTCTGCTCGGCTTCTTGCTCGCACTCGCCATCGCCACTCCGCTCGGGCTGCTGGTGGCCCGGGTCCGCCCGCTGCGGGCGGCGCTCGGCCCCGTCCTGGCGGGTCTGCAGTCGCTGCCGTCGGTGGCGTGGGTGCCGCCGGCCGTGATCTGGCTGGGTCTGAACAACTCGATGATGTACACGGTGATCCTGCTCGGTGCGGTCCCCTCCATCACCAACGGCCTGGTCTCCGGGATCGACCAGGTGCCCCCGCTGCTGCTGCGGGCGGGCCGCACGATGGGCGCGACCGGGGTCAGCGGGACCTGGTACGTCGTCCTGCCGGCGGCGCTGCCGGGCTATCTGGCCGGTCTCAAGCAGGGCTGGGCGTTCTCCTGGCGGTCCCTGATGGCGGCGGAGATCATCGCCTCCTCGCCCGATCTGGGCGTCGGGCTGGGTCAGTTGCTGGAGCACGGCCGCAACAACGCCGACATGCCCGGGGTGTTCCTGGCCATCATGCTCATCCTGGTCGTCGGCATCGCCATCGACCTGCTCCTGTTCAGCCCGCTGGAGCGGCGGGTGCTGCGCGGCCGCGGCCTGACCGGCCGCACCTGA
- a CDS encoding long-chain-fatty-acid--CoA ligase translates to MENRNDRTLAARSALHAGRRPDHPAVVCEGRTLTYGELHRHSNRTAHALLGTGLGPGARIGYLGQESEHYFDIALGCAKSGTVLVPINWRLTAPEVEHILADAQAEVLFVEREFQDVVERLRPSLPRLRHVVVTDTDEHVAGGLLAWKEPFPDTDLPPVTGFDDAVAQLYTSGTTGLPKGVVLAQRTFFTFIADMTAAGVDWIDWRPDDRGLCCFPALHTAGFGWFMHSFNVGATTVIMRKFIADEATRLIERLRITTVWAAPAMLRMMLTERGTTRDTFRSLRKVVYSGSPIDRDLLLTCIDVLDCELAQGYSSAEAGSFVTCLAPADHRPDSQVLGSAGRICPGNDIQIVDDEGNVLPAGRVGRVRIKSPARFLEYWRLPQATTEAVRGDWLAMGDMGCLDEDGYLFLVDRVNDTIIVAGQNIYPTEVENALRQHPAVEDVAVYGVPDTHWGEAVRAAVVLRPDADAKPRDFLRFMNGRVANFKIPTGYEIVDALPRNPTGKVLRRVLRERHTAGAEQPAGR, encoded by the coding sequence ATGGAGAACCGGAACGACAGGACACTCGCCGCGCGGTCGGCTCTGCACGCCGGCCGGCGCCCCGATCACCCCGCCGTCGTCTGCGAGGGACGCACCCTCACCTACGGCGAACTGCACCGGCACAGCAACCGCACCGCCCACGCCCTGCTCGGCACCGGCCTGGGCCCCGGTGCCCGGATCGGCTACCTCGGTCAGGAGTCGGAGCACTACTTCGACATCGCCCTCGGCTGCGCCAAGAGCGGCACCGTGCTCGTCCCGATCAACTGGCGGCTGACCGCACCCGAGGTGGAGCACATCCTGGCCGACGCGCAGGCGGAAGTGCTCTTCGTGGAGCGGGAGTTCCAGGACGTGGTGGAGCGGCTGCGCCCCTCGCTGCCGCGGCTGCGGCACGTGGTCGTGACCGACACCGACGAGCACGTGGCCGGCGGCCTGCTCGCCTGGAAGGAACCCTTCCCGGACACCGACCTGCCGCCGGTCACCGGCTTCGACGACGCCGTCGCCCAGCTCTACACGAGCGGCACGACCGGTCTTCCCAAGGGAGTGGTGCTGGCCCAGCGCACCTTCTTCACCTTCATCGCCGACATGACGGCGGCGGGCGTGGACTGGATCGACTGGCGGCCCGACGACCGCGGGCTGTGCTGCTTCCCCGCCCTGCACACCGCCGGGTTCGGCTGGTTCATGCACTCCTTCAACGTGGGCGCCACCACGGTGATCATGCGCAAGTTCATCGCCGACGAGGCGACGCGGCTCATCGAACGGCTGCGGATCACCACCGTGTGGGCCGCCCCGGCGATGCTGCGCATGATGCTGACCGAGCGGGGCACCACGCGGGACACCTTCCGCTCCTTGCGCAAAGTGGTCTACAGCGGCTCACCCATCGACCGCGACCTGCTGCTGACCTGCATCGACGTCCTGGACTGTGAACTGGCCCAGGGCTACTCCTCGGCGGAGGCGGGCAGTTTCGTCACCTGCCTGGCCCCGGCCGACCACCGGCCCGACAGTCAGGTGCTGGGCTCGGCCGGCCGGATCTGCCCGGGCAACGACATCCAGATCGTCGACGACGAGGGGAACGTGCTCCCCGCCGGCCGTGTCGGCCGGGTGCGGATCAAGAGTCCCGCACGGTTCCTCGAGTACTGGCGGCTGCCCCAGGCCACGACCGAGGCGGTGCGCGGCGACTGGCTCGCCATGGGAGACATGGGCTGTCTCGACGAGGACGGCTACCTCTTCCTCGTCGACCGCGTCAACGACACCATCATCGTGGCCGGTCAGAACATCTACCCGACCGAGGTGGAGAACGCGCTGCGGCAGCACCCGGCGGTCGAGGACGTGGCGGTCTACGGCGTCCCGGACACCCACTGGGGCGAGGCCGTGCGCGCCGCCGTCGTACTGCGCCCGGACGCGGACGCCAAGCCCCGGGACTTCCTGCGCTTCATGAACGGACGCGTCGCGAACTTCAAGATCCCCACGGGGTACGAGATCGTCGACGCCCTGCCCCGCAACCCGACCGGAAAGGTGCTGCGCCGGGTACTCCGGGAACGCCACACGGCCGGCGCGGAGCAGCCGGCCGGGAGGTGA
- a CDS encoding YybH family protein, with protein MLPGPNELADRYVTLWNEKDPERRRAGVAALYAPDATYVFYRRDPVRGREAIAAQMAYTHEIYGPMGYEFRSGNNATGHHDVVRMNWVMVVAATGEMEMAGQDVLVLDESGLIRFDYQFHDRLPTSFVYNDGYEEHGVAVRPARPERIAR; from the coding sequence ATGCTGCCTGGACCGAATGAACTCGCCGACCGTTACGTGACGTTGTGGAACGAGAAGGATCCCGAACGGCGCCGCGCCGGCGTGGCGGCGCTGTACGCCCCCGACGCCACGTACGTCTTCTACCGGCGCGACCCCGTCCGCGGCCGGGAGGCGATCGCCGCGCAGATGGCGTACACGCACGAGATCTACGGGCCGATGGGCTATGAGTTCCGGTCGGGGAACAACGCGACCGGGCACCACGACGTGGTCCGTATGAACTGGGTGATGGTCGTGGCCGCGACCGGTGAGATGGAGATGGCGGGGCAGGACGTCCTGGTGCTGGACGAGAGTGGCCTGATCCGGTTCGACTACCAGTTCCACGACCGGCTGCCCACGTCCTTCGTCTACAACGACGGCTACGAGGAGCACGGGGTGGCGGTCCGCCCGGCGCGCCCGGAACGTATCGCTCGCTGA
- a CDS encoding ABC transporter ATP-binding protein translates to MSTTLAPATESVGYAARIEHVSKSFAGPTGPQVVLDDITLDVAPGEFVTLLGASGCGKSTLLNLVAGLDAPTAGSITTHGRPALMFQDHALFPWLTAGRNVELALKLRGVARSDRRARAEELLGLVRLEGSYGKRVHELSGGMRQRVALARALAQDSRLLLMDEPFAALDAITRDVLHDELIRIWNETRLSVLFVTHNVREAVRLAQRVVLLSSRPGRLARQWSVGTAQPRRIEDAPVAELSLEITEALRGEIRRHGHH, encoded by the coding sequence ATGAGCACGACCCTCGCCCCGGCAACCGAGTCGGTGGGGTACGCCGCCCGGATCGAGCACGTCTCGAAGTCCTTCGCCGGGCCCACGGGGCCGCAAGTCGTCCTGGACGACATCACCCTCGATGTCGCGCCGGGCGAGTTCGTCACCCTCCTCGGGGCCTCCGGCTGCGGCAAGTCCACCCTGCTCAACCTCGTCGCCGGCCTCGACGCCCCGACCGCCGGGTCCATCACCACCCACGGGCGCCCGGCCCTGATGTTCCAGGACCACGCCCTGTTCCCCTGGCTGACCGCCGGGCGGAACGTCGAACTCGCCCTGAAGCTCCGGGGAGTCGCCCGGAGCGATCGTCGCGCCCGCGCCGAGGAGCTGCTCGGACTCGTCCGGCTGGAGGGCTCGTACGGCAAACGCGTGCACGAACTCTCCGGCGGTATGCGCCAGCGCGTCGCCCTCGCCCGCGCGCTGGCGCAGGACAGCCGGCTGCTGTTGATGGACGAGCCGTTCGCGGCGCTCGACGCGATCACCCGTGACGTGCTGCACGACGAGCTGATCCGGATCTGGAACGAGACCCGGCTTTCCGTGCTGTTCGTGACGCACAACGTGCGCGAGGCCGTGCGCCTCGCGCAGCGCGTCGTCCTGCTCTCCTCCCGGCCCGGTCGTCTCGCCCGCCAGTGGAGCGTCGGGACGGCGCAGCCGCGCCGTATCGAGGATGCCCCCGTGGCCGAACTGTCCCTGGAGATAACCGAAGCCCTGCGTGGGGAGATCCGCCGTCATGGCCACCACTGA
- a CDS encoding AfsR/SARP family transcriptional regulator, producing MATLLVTGGSLVTVDSLIVELWGTTPPAKVDNALQAQISRIRRTLAALEPERETSRVVTSMSGYGFTLERSELDSYVFLDAVEAIHARHGRAGRPDVTQDITHDIANLRAALSLWQGPVFGGLTGGPLCQAASARYLEARNFAQALLYELELRVGGHERILPELMELHARNPLQEQFCLLLMRALYRSGRQLDALNVYRQCRHDLVESLGIEPSPVLRQYEQAILTHDPMLLSDEPARPTAPPVATMASAP from the coding sequence TTGGCTACCCTGTTGGTAACCGGCGGTTCGCTGGTCACCGTTGATTCCCTCATCGTCGAACTCTGGGGAACCACCCCACCGGCCAAGGTCGACAACGCCCTCCAGGCACAGATCAGCAGAATCCGTCGTACACTCGCCGCGCTCGAACCCGAGCGGGAGACCTCCCGAGTGGTCACCAGCATGTCGGGCTACGGCTTCACCCTGGAGCGATCGGAACTCGACTCCTACGTCTTCCTCGACGCCGTGGAGGCGATCCACGCCCGGCACGGCCGCGCCGGCCGGCCCGACGTCACCCAGGACATCACCCACGACATCGCCAACCTGCGCGCGGCGCTCTCGCTGTGGCAGGGACCCGTGTTCGGCGGCCTCACCGGAGGCCCGCTCTGCCAGGCGGCCTCCGCGCGCTATCTGGAGGCACGCAACTTCGCCCAGGCCCTGCTCTACGAGCTCGAACTGCGCGTCGGCGGACACGAACGCATCCTGCCGGAACTCATGGAGCTCCACGCCCGCAACCCGCTGCAGGAACAATTCTGCCTGCTGCTGATGCGCGCCCTGTACCGGTCCGGACGCCAGCTGGACGCGCTCAACGTCTACCGGCAGTGCCGGCACGACCTGGTCGAGTCCCTGGGCATCGAGCCGTCGCCGGTCCTGCGCCAGTACGAACAAGCCATCCTCACCCACGACCCCATGCTGCTCAGCGACGAGCCGGCCCGGCCGACGGCACCTCCGGTCGCCACCATGGCGTCGGCACCGTGA